Proteins encoded in a region of the Chitinophagales bacterium genome:
- a CDS encoding response regulator, with protein sequence MSTTTNQLVMLVDDSKIDLFLNRKFLNVAGISANTLDFLSAKEALQYIEENAKYPDKLPLLILLDVKMPEINGFQFLEHYKKIKQNIKKDIKIIMLSSTIDPVDLNRARDNEHVFDILKKPLNPNVLKEALKAQKIKWVA encoded by the coding sequence ATGAGCACTACTACAAACCAACTCGTTATGCTGGTTGACGACAGCAAAATTGATTTGTTCCTCAACAGAAAATTTCTGAATGTAGCAGGTATTTCAGCCAATACCCTTGATTTTCTATCGGCAAAAGAAGCCCTGCAATACATTGAAGAAAATGCAAAATATCCTGATAAACTGCCGCTGCTAATTCTTCTGGATGTTAAAATGCCTGAGATCAATGGCTTTCAATTTTTGGAACACTACAAAAAAATTAAACAGAACATTAAAAAAGACATCAAGATTATCATGCTTTCTTCCACTATAGATCCCGTTGACCTAAATCGTGCCAGAGATAATGAACATGTATTTGATATTTTGAAGAAACCCCTGAATCCCAATGTGCTGAAAGAAGCCCTGAAAGCTCAAAAAATAAAATGGGTGGCTTAA